Proteins encoded in a region of the Candidatus Eisenbacteria bacterium genome:
- a CDS encoding 2-oxo acid dehydrogenase subunit E2, protein AVQTGRGLVVPVVRNADLRSFADLEREIARLAAAARDNKLMLDELAGGTFTVSNGGVFGSLLSTPILNPPQSGILGMHKIEKRPVVIDDQVVIRPMMYVALSYDHRIVDGEQAVTFLVSVKQRLEDPERMLLDV, encoded by the coding sequence GGCGGTGCAGACCGGACGCGGGCTGGTGGTCCCGGTGGTCCGGAACGCGGACCTCCGCAGCTTCGCCGATCTCGAGCGCGAGATCGCCCGCCTGGCGGCCGCCGCGCGCGACAACAAGCTCATGCTCGACGAGCTGGCGGGCGGCACCTTCACCGTCAGCAACGGCGGGGTGTTCGGAAGCCTCTTGTCGACGCCGATCCTCAACCCGCCGCAGAGCGGCATCCTCGGCATGCACAAGATCGAGAAGCGCCCGGTGGTGATCGACGATCAGGTGGTGATTCGCCCGATGATGTATGTGGCGCTTTCCTACGACCACCGCATCGTCGACGGCGAGCAGGCGGTGACCTTCCTGGTGAGCGTGAAGCAGCGCCTCGAGGATCCCGAGCGCATGCTGCTCGACGTCTGA